The Halichondria panicea chromosome 17, odHalPani1.1, whole genome shotgun sequence DNA segment GATCCACTAGGATTTCCGTGTAACAAATGTGTATTATATAATCTCTTTACTCTACACAGCTGTCTTTAATACCAAAGATCCCGACTCCTCCTCTTTACTGACCAACCACACCTATAcaaccacacactcacagactGAGAGACCCTATGAGCCCTATGGAGTCTCTTGTGATGGGCTTTGAATAAGAGAGCGTTGAAACCGAAAGAAATGAGGCATATGAAAACATTGAGACACACCCCAACGAATGCATGTATAGGCCTAGAGAAACAGGAACACAGGTTTCCCCTGGTGGATATCGATAGCTGCTCAGCTGTATGGGTTTGTCCTCCCTGCAGCTGAGTGCCTTGGTTTCATTACCGCGCCTTTGCTGTAGTTGGTGCAAGCTACAATCTGTCGTAAGAGAGCCATGTCAAGGTTGAGCAACCAGTCGATTTCTATCCACTATAACAAGTAAATTCCGTTATATaaagttaaaattaatacagcTACATGTGTTATTGACAGATGCTACATCAAAacctgtaattataattatagaattcatacatgtacagtacaattatATTCACATCTCTGTAACACATGAAACGCTATATGCGAGCAGCTTTTAGTCAGTTGCTAACCATTAGTCATGCAAAAAACCATGAATTCAATTCCAGTTTCCTACATGCATGGATCACATGATCCCATGAATGCTACAGTTTCCCACCTCACAAACACATACCACATGAAACGCTATACATAGCTGTACTGcaagctatacatgtacttagtgTACACTACTAGCAGCTGCTATGGAATGTGTGGGAATCAACTCAACCAGGATACCCTATCAAAGCACTATCTGACACTCAGCCCCTAGTAGCGCATGTACACAGCTTCAGTACTAAAGAACAACCAGTGTAGCTTGTGATAAAGCTATGAGAGTGCACTGTTGGCTAGCAGCCCTAGGACACCTATTTTTGTTGAGTGGGACTCTTGGTGAGTTAAATAGTCAAGAGAACATAGTGCATTGTGCATATAGAGCCACCCACAGTCATTCTATAGCCCATTATTCTACAAGCTTACAGTATCTGTTattcaatacacacacaatgacaagACATAAACTAGAAGGCTTTTTTCCTCTGTATAGGTCAGAATGTGTCTACAACCGTGTCTACAACCGTGTCTACAACCGTGTCTACAACCGTAATCCAAACACAGTCAActccaccaccaccccccaccaCAATAATACCAACAACCATTTTACAGCCCATATCCAATGGAAGTCAGCCTACACCTACCAACTCCACTACACAAGAGCCCCCGTTTTTCAGTCCATTAATCTCAGGATTGCTTCTGACCTCGATGGTCGTAGGTGGATCAGGAGTGATATTAATTTGCGTGACGTTTGGGTGTGCTTGTATACTTGGCCGTAGACGAAAGAAAAGAAGCAGGAAATTCACATTGAAAATGAAACGAAAACCTGACGTGGAGAACCGTGAGTGAAGTCTCAAACATACAAAatgatgcatataattatacaatacatACACTCTGTGAACCTAGAATTTGAAGTATTTTAAGTCCTTAATTGCAGTAAATAATACCACTGTCTGTTTGTACTTTTTGTGCATATAGTTAATACACACGTGCAGTATACTATAGCTTGTACTCTCCttatataggtataattatagtttcctACTGTCATCCTTGTTATACTGAGTTATCTCCAGATGCATGTGTTGAGTTTACTTTCTTTATCCCATACCTTACAGCTCACAGAATGAGCTCCCTTGATCCACAAGACAAAGACCCAATACAACAAAGAGCACATGCGCAGCCTAGCAAcagcacacacaataatatagAAACATCTCAGACAGTACGCACTACCGATTATTTCCATAGAGACACAGCTGAAACACAaaacccttcctctactagCTATCTCCTGCCAAACAATTCAAAAACCATTGAAATAGATGAAATAGAAGAAATATACGACAGTAATCCATTATCACCGAATTCAGACGAAGAAGAAAATATCTACGACAATGACACGGTAGAAAAAGAGCTGCTCGAAACAGCCATTGCTTATACAACAACAGGGGAAGATGAAGTGTACGACGACGAAAATATATATGACAATGACACACCAGATGGGGAGATTATTATTGAAAATACAAACACAGCTGGAGATAACTACGAAGACGAAGATATTTACGATAATGAAATACCTGATGATGATTATTCTAAAGCATCAGCCATTCCAATTAGACCTAgagcacaaacacactacgaATCGGTTAATCAATGGGTCCCGCAGATAGGGAGGGAGAGAAAGAAGAGTGACATTCCACACAGTTCTGTCAATGAGGGTACTCAAAACAACGGCAACTCCTCCCCTCCGCTAGAAGACGATGATGGCTATGTAGACGTAGTTCCTCCATTGCAATCATCTCCATTGCAATCACCTCCATTGCaatcccctcaatcgcagtggaCGGGATTGCAATTCCCTCCATCGAAATACCCTCCATTGCAATCCCCACTTGATGAAGATGAGAATATTTATGACAATGATTACTAAgccttagacataattatagctagctttgcacataattattatgtagataAACGTACACACcatattgcataattatattgtgtaaTTGTGGGCATCTTTTTATAcacaaatttttttttatcaagttataatttataagcaagatgtatgtatgtatgtacgttCGTTTATACCTGGTGTTGGATTGTAGATGTTTGACTACTATCCGCAGGGACGAAACGTTGTCGTGGCAACACGTCATCAATAATGGTAGACGTGCATAGATCACCTCTTTAGCTTCAATCGATCTGAAAGTTCCAACACTTAATTAGAATTAAAATATCATTTTTGGCTTACAATTCACTTTCCTCTCGTACAGTAAGAGTTGTTAACCCCTTGATATCTGCAATATATCCAGCTGCCTCTTTTAGTATGTAACCCACAAGACACTCCAGTTGGGAATGGGTTAAAATAAGGTGACAATCTTTGTTGATACCCTGCAATGTGAAAGTAGGGAGTAAGTAATTGAATTATGACATACCAATTACTTTGCTTTGCACAGAGGTTGGTACTTAAAGC contains these protein-coding regions:
- the LOC135351299 gene encoding uncharacterized protein LOC135351299; its protein translation is MRVHCWLAALGHLFLLSGTLGQNVSTTVSTTVSTTVSTTVIQTQSTPPPPPTTIIPTTILQPISNGSQPTPTNSTTQEPPFFSPLISGLLLTSMVVGGSGVILICVTFGCACILGRRRKKRSRKFTLKMKRKPDVENPHRMSSLDPQDKDPIQQRAHAQPSNSTHNNIETSQTVRTTDYFHRDTAETQNPSSTSYLLPNNSKTIEIDEIEEIYDSNPLSPNSDEEENIYDNDTVEKELLETAIAYTTTGEDEVYDDENIYDNDTPDGEIIIENTNTAGDNYEDEDIYDNEIPDDDYSKASAIPIRPRAQTHYESVNQWVPQIGRERKKSDIPHSSVNEGTQNNGNSSPPLEDDDGYVDVVPPLQSSPLQSPPLQSPQSQWTGLQFPPSKYPPLQSPLDEDENIYDNDY